The sequence below is a genomic window from Nitrospirota bacterium.
ACCGCTGCGGGCGGATCGAGGTGCGGCCGTTGCGGCAGATGCGGGTGATCAAAGACTTGGCCGTGGAGCTCGATCCCTTCTGGGGCAAGGTCCGCGCGATCACCCCGTACCTAACCCCGAAACCGAACCGTGACGCCGTGGCGCTCCCTCAAGATGTCGAGGGCGGGTTCCACAACGTGGACGCCTGCATCATGTGCGGAGCGTGCGTGTCGGCCTGTTCGAGTCTGGAGGTCTCGCCGGGCTTTCTCGGGCCGGCCGCGCTGGCCAAGGCGTACCGGTTCGTCGCCGATCCTCGCGAGGGCCGGACGCGCGACCGACTGGAGTCGCTGGGCGGCGAACATGGGATCTGGGATTGCGTGCGCTGCAATTTCTGCGTGGAGGTCTGCCCCAAGGACGTCAAACCCATGGAAGCGATCATTCGGCTACGCCGCGAGGCCCTGCGAGAGGGACTGACGGACCACCCCGGCGCCAGGCACATCACCACGTTCATGGCGATCGTGCGACGCGAGGGCCGACTCAACGAGGCACGGATGCCGGTGGCCATGGTGTGGCCGAACCTGCGGCGGATGCTCGCCATCGTTCCGCTCGGGATCAGAATGTTTCTGAAAGGCAAAGTTCCGGCGTGGTTTCACCGGCCGATCCCGGGCATCCGGGAGATCCGCCGCCTGTTCGATGCCAGGGAGACCTCCAAATGAAGTACGCATTCTACACAGGCTGCGCCGCCAAAGGCGCTTGCCCCGAGCTCTATCAGTCGGCCGTCAAAGTGGCCAAGCTGCTGGGCATCGAACTGGACGAAATGACCAGCGCGGCGTGCTGCGGAGCGGGCGTCGTTCGAGAGGGGGACGCCGACCTGAGCCTGGCCATCAATGCCCGGACGTTCGCGCAGGCGGAAGCCAAGGGGCTGCCGGTCTTGACCATCTGCGGCACCTGCCAGGGCGTGTTGGCGAATGCGAATAAGACGCTCAAGGAGGACCCTGCGGCGCGCGATCGGGTCAATGCAATGCTGGCGCCCGACGGGATCGCGTACCGCGGCACCGTCGACGTCAAACACTTCCTGTGGGTGTTGATTCAAGACGTGGGGCTGTCGAAGCTGCGTCAAGCGGTCAAACGTTCGTTGGCCGGGCTGCGCGTGGCCCCGTTTTACGGCTGTTATATCCTGCGCCCGTCCAAGGATTTGGGGCTCGACGATCCGAACAACCCCACGTCGCTGGAGGAGTTGATCACCGCGTTGGGTGGGGAGCGCATCGACTACAGCGGCCGGATCAAATGTTGCGGATTTCCGCTGGTCTTGGAGAATGAACCAATGGCGCTGGCCATGGGCGGAAACGCGACCGCCGAGGCCAAAGGCGAGGGCGCCGACTGTATGGTGACCCCGTGTCCGTTGTGCCACATGAGTTTGGATATTTACCAGGAACGCGCCGGTCGCCAGCGCGGCGAGCGTTTGGACATGCCGGTGTTTCACCTTCCGCAACTGGTCGGCCTTGCCCTCGGTCTCTCGGAGCAGGACCTCGGATTGTCGCGCCACATGGTTCCGGTGACGAAGGCGATGGGTAAAATCGCGTCGCCGACCTCGTAATCGACCGGGCATAGGGCGACTGCCGGGTCGCCCAGCTTCCCTTGCAGAAGGCCGCGCAAGTGGGCTAAGATGCGGCTCTTAGCTTCAGAGGGTTCGCCACGTCCATAGTTAGGGAGCGGGGGATGGGACGGCGCAAGATCAGTGTGATCGGGGCCGGCAACGTCGGCGGCACCACGGCCCAGCGGTTGGCGGAGCGGAACCTCGGGGACGTCGTGTTGTTGGACATCAACGAGGGACTCGCCAGGGGCAAGGCGCTCGACATCATGGAATCGGCGCCGCTCGAAGGATTCGACACCCGGGTCACGGGCACCGCGAACTACGAGGACACGGCAGAATCGGACCTGGTCGTGGTCTCGTCCGGCGTTCCCCGCAAACCAGGGATGAGTCGCGACGACCTGCT
It includes:
- the sdhB gene encoding succinate dehydrogenase iron-sulfur subunit, with the translated sequence MRATVQVQKFNPETDAAPRLREYQLDVAWRGNTVLDALFQIKHELDGSLTFRASCRSAICGSCPMVINGRERLACQTLVADEIDRCGRIEVRPLRQMRVIKDLAVELDPFWGKVRAITPYLTPKPNRDAVALPQDVEGGFHNVDACIMCGACVSACSSLEVSPGFLGPAALAKAYRFVADPREGRTRDRLESLGGEHGIWDCVRCNFCVEVCPKDVKPMEAIIRLRREALREGLTDHPGARHITTFMAIVRREGRLNEARMPVAMVWPNLRRMLAIVPLGIRMFLKGKVPAWFHRPIPGIREIRRLFDARETSK
- a CDS encoding CoB--CoM heterodisulfide reductase iron-sulfur subunit B family protein encodes the protein MKYAFYTGCAAKGACPELYQSAVKVAKLLGIELDEMTSAACCGAGVVREGDADLSLAINARTFAQAEAKGLPVLTICGTCQGVLANANKTLKEDPAARDRVNAMLAPDGIAYRGTVDVKHFLWVLIQDVGLSKLRQAVKRSLAGLRVAPFYGCYILRPSKDLGLDDPNNPTSLEELITALGGERIDYSGRIKCCGFPLVLENEPMALAMGGNATAEAKGEGADCMVTPCPLCHMSLDIYQERAGRQRGERLDMPVFHLPQLVGLALGLSEQDLGLSRHMVPVTKAMGKIASPTS